A region of Deltaproteobacteria bacterium DNA encodes the following proteins:
- a CDS encoding 2-isopropylmalate synthase: MSDRIVIFDTTLRDGEQSPGASMNLKEKIQVAKQLDRLNVDVIEAGFPIASEGDFEAVRAVAATVKRPQVAGLCRASRKDIDRAWDALKAAKKPRIHTFIATSDIHIKYKLQRTHDEVRQAAVDAVRHAAAYTENVQFSAEDAARSDVSYLCEVVQAVIEAGARTVNIPDTVGYAIPDEFGGLIAALLDRVPNFNQAVLAVHCHNDLGLAVANSLAAVANGARQVECTINGIGERAGNASLEEIVMALKTRHDHLGFTSGIKTHEIYRSSRLVSSITGILVQQNKAIVGANAFAHEAGIHQDGVLKEKTTYEIMTPESIGVKESTLVLGKHSGRHAFKERIKTLGMDLDDEEMEKAFVAFKRLADKKKTVFDEDIEAIVADEVHRIPDKFKLLSITFTSGTNVVPSATVELEVDGKVKAKAEFGDGAVDAAFKAIRKIAGSRAKLVRYTVSAITGGADALGGVSVRIKENGNTVTGQGASSDVIVASARAFVNALNKMEYRKANLAVEKPTL; this comes from the coding sequence ATGTCTGACAGGATTGTCATTTTCGATACCACGCTGCGGGACGGTGAGCAGTCGCCCGGAGCATCAATGAACCTGAAGGAAAAAATCCAGGTTGCCAAACAGCTCGACCGGCTGAACGTAGATGTAATCGAGGCCGGGTTCCCCATCGCGTCGGAAGGTGATTTTGAGGCGGTCAGGGCCGTAGCCGCAACCGTTAAAAGGCCGCAGGTAGCAGGGCTGTGCCGGGCCAGCAGGAAGGACATCGACCGGGCATGGGATGCCCTGAAAGCGGCCAAAAAGCCCAGGATTCACACCTTCATAGCAACCTCTGACATACACATCAAGTACAAGCTTCAGAGGACCCATGACGAGGTCAGACAGGCTGCGGTGGACGCCGTTCGGCATGCCGCCGCCTATACGGAAAACGTCCAGTTCTCCGCGGAGGACGCCGCCCGGAGCGACGTCAGCTATCTTTGCGAGGTGGTTCAGGCCGTCATCGAAGCGGGAGCGAGGACGGTGAATATCCCCGATACGGTTGGCTATGCCATCCCCGATGAGTTCGGGGGGCTCATCGCCGCCCTTCTGGATAGGGTTCCCAATTTCAACCAGGCTGTTCTCGCCGTCCATTGCCACAACGACCTCGGGCTGGCGGTCGCCAATTCCCTTGCGGCGGTGGCGAACGGTGCGAGACAGGTGGAATGCACGATCAACGGTATCGGGGAGCGTGCGGGCAACGCGTCCCTGGAGGAGATCGTCATGGCTTTAAAAACCCGCCATGACCATCTCGGGTTTACCAGCGGCATCAAAACGCATGAGATCTACAGGTCAAGCCGGCTGGTTTCATCCATAACCGGGATACTCGTTCAGCAGAACAAGGCCATTGTCGGCGCCAACGCCTTTGCCCACGAGGCCGGGATACATCAGGACGGTGTACTGAAAGAGAAGACGACCTACGAGATCATGACCCCGGAATCCATCGGTGTTAAAGAAAGCACCCTGGTGCTGGGAAAGCACTCCGGGCGCCACGCCTTCAAGGAGAGGATCAAGACCCTGGGGATGGACCTTGATGATGAGGAAATGGAGAAAGCCTTCGTGGCTTTCAAGCGGCTGGCCGACAAGAAAAAGACGGTTTTCGATGAGGATATAGAGGCTATCGTTGCCGATGAGGTCCACCGCATTCCCGACAAATTCAAGCTCTTGAGCATTACCTTTACCAGTGGAACGAATGTCGTTCCTTCCGCTACCGTGGAGCTGGAGGTAGACGGAAAGGTCAAGGCCAAAGCGGAATTCGGTGATGGCGCTGTGGACGCGGCCTTCAAGGCCATCAGAAAAATTGCCGGGAGCCGTGCCAAACTTGTGAGATATACCGTCTCAGCCATCACGGGAGGCGCGGACGCACTGGGAGGAGTCTCGGTCAGAATCAAGGAGAACGGAAACACGGTGACCGGACAGGGCGCTTCCTCCGATGTCATCGTGGCTTCGGCCAGGGCCTTCGTAAACGCGCTCAACAAGATGGAATACCGGAAGGCCAACCTGGCCGTTGAGAAGCCGACCCTGTAA